ctcgacatcgaatctttggatgattataaTACTTACCCCATACTTCATATACGAGGAAGTCAGAGACAtgtaaaacatcgagattcatcaaattcTCGACATCAAATATTTGGATGATTATAGTACTTACCCCATACTTCATATACGAGGAAGTCAGAGACAtgtaaaacatcgagattcatcaaaattcttgacatcaaatctttggacgattacgatactttccctatacatcgtatatgagaaagtaaaaagaatgaataataaaagagagagaaagaaggccAGACATATTGTGAGATATACAGCTTACCTTTTCAGCCAACACTCATGATTGGTGGGTTTGATGGCTCACACATCTGCATCATCGTGTTCCTCATCTCATATCTTGCCTAAAGCGTAGATTTTATTAGTTTGATGTTGGCAGTTTTGTCTAAATATATCTGCCCTATGGTGGAAAAAATATACTTATGGGAAAAAAGAGACATGTTCTGGAGTGAGAAAACTCTCCTTTTAGCCTAGGTATTTCCACAAACTGTTCTCCTTTTTGTATTAGCCCTCTTAAAGAGCAGTACAGCTTGTGTGGTGATGCATGGGAacttattaaacaaacaaaatctcTGTGTGCGCTTTTAACCAGGGAAGTCCTCTGATAAAGTCACTTTTAAAAAGGTCACAGAAAGACAAATGCCACACTTAAGTCACGTGTCAAGTATGACCAGAGGCAACACAGAGAGCCACTGGCATGCTGCAGTCAGGCCTTTTGTTAAGTGTGCGTTGCCAGACACTGTGGCTCATCGACTGCAGCAAACAAGAAGGCCGAGTGACAAATCAAGATTTTGTCAGCCTTGAGTAACCACATCAGGCAAATCCACATGAGTGATCATTTCAGATCTGCCCTCTACCACTGCTGCTAAAACTGCTGACAGATACAATGGCTGCATTAGTGACAGGATACTAAAGGCCAGGGCTCCATATTCCTGCTGTTTGGGCAGGATGGCTTGTCACGTACCCTCCATTCTTACCTCTGACATGGCCTGACCCTGCAGCGGGACCACACCAGGCCACACATAGCTGCTATGGTTACAACTGTCCTGAGCAATGAATGCTGGTACTGCCTTGACCTGCACTCTCTCTTGACCTTCATTTACAGTTTACAGCTGGCCCTTGCGGTTCATGGGTTTACGATTCGCAGATCTGTTAATTCGCAGGTTTGTTTtaataatgaaactgaaattaGTGAACAGGAAAGATACCATTCCCGCTATGCATTTGACTTAAAAGTCTTAAAAACTGGTTGAGAGTCATGTTTTTAATTCAGATgcacagcattgtgggaatgaTAAAATATCACGCCTGACCAATAAATGAAggggagaggcagatcttcaagTCAGATGCACAGCACTGTGTGAAGGTCGTCTTTCCAGGATGTgactattaataatattttagcaatgaGCGAACAAATGGATATTAAACATATAGATTATGTAACACAagttacttgagattttttttttcttcccatggACGTTTTTTCACATCGTGAACGTCCATAATTAGTCACACCCTAATGCTATTTgttgattggtgtgtgtgtgtgtgtgccctgcggtgagctggtgccctgcccggggtttgtttcctgccttgcgccctgtgttggctgggattggtccagcagaccccccgtgaccctgtagttaggatatagtgggttggataatggatggatggataaatttgaATATTCAAGATGTACTTTCTCTACAAAACCATGAGATAAAATTTTTTTCTTGGTCACCACGACTAACTATATGCAGTAAgttgcattttaacattttaaaatattgtttttgagtggagtattttgtgcatgtgagattttttttttttattccttcatgtctttttcttACCTTTTTAGGTTGCAGTTCCTGATATACTTGAGGCGTCGACAGGTGCAGATATTCTGGTCTTTGTGCTTCCCCACCAGTTTATAGGGAAACTGTGTGATCAGATGAAAACCAAGGTCAAACCTGGCGCTATCGGCATATCGCTTATCAAGGTAAAGTTGAGCCATGAGGTCCATAATAACGTCTGTGTTTATTGCACTTTGGAGGTACAGAAGATAGAAAGTGGTCCAGCTGTCCCAATTGTCATGTACTTGTGCAATACAAACCTAGACAGAGCTCAGACTTTTGGTGTAGTGATACTTATCCTCTAGTTAGTGAAATGATACCTGAAAATGGGTCAatttatcaacatatatatataaaagtcaatgccTGTGTGTGGCTATAAATATGTCTGGTcaagcatcacttccgaacggctggagcgatttttatgaaacttggtacacgtttctcattggtcaactaaaatcaaccctaacccacccccttctggtcTTGTatacatgttatcatccagttgacactcggaacgaccaccagagggcaaactgggtgactgccagcattctttgtcTTTGAGCTCCACCGTgcccgcctgttgcttttgaaattccaTACAGTTGGCCgggttggcatcccaactatttttgggactcattctgtctttgtgaccTGAACagccaaatatataatatatatatatatatatatatatatataaccatccattttctaacccgctgaatccaaatacagggtcacgggggtctgctggagccaaacccagccaacacagggcacaaggcaggaaccaatccagggcagggtgccaacccaccacagtatatatatatatatatatatatatatatatatatatatatatatatatatatatatatatgtatgtgtatgtatataatatatatatataatatatagtaacaaaggcactatataggcacctgacccgacacaaatggacacagaggcacgtataaaaaacacaaagactttatttttctttggctatgggacacgtcttccctgtgccacacagcccaaacacagtccccaaaacacaagcacagaacagttctcttccttcctttaccaccactcaaCCTCAAGCTTCGtcaccttcctcccaactctggctcctcgagtggtggtggctgggcccttttatagcccacccagaagcgttccaggtgattaaccgcctggtcctaattgcacttccaggtggggctgaagactcgtccagccaaccaagctgtggaggactccatctcccatcgagccctgcgggtggttggggaatcaccggcggccagggaggctgccaccaagcgtcccgggggaggtattgaactgcccatggcggctcccccggaacataagcagcaggggcatccctgccgggcatgggacccggctgtccttcacaatatatatatatatatatcttcttctataatacgctactgtggctgttcgtttgtctgtccaggattttaaatcacctgtagctcgcaaaccgtttcaccaaTTGacttgaaatgtggtacacatatactacgtgatgtctactatccacttttggggtgacgatttttattactctttttttatttttattttattttattgtagaatcagctctcggcagcggctagcagggcggccgtgcagtgCATGCATATGGGCACCGTGTTCAATCCGtaccaccttcgcggtcacttctcctacctcttcatatctttaatcattcttgaggcagattgaagacttaagtgccagcttaagtgaaaaattaaagaagatgagcttctgagggtcaccagctggTGTGGTCACAGGCGCCTCACAGCTTTACAGTGCAGGGCGACAAAAGCGAGTGTCAGTTTGGACTGTGAAGAGGAGTGActggaaggaagaaagaaagccagcctccgttcgagttggtctacctgtcgccacgtgctggagcgtaccttgcctagctaacgatacctgtttgtttattgatttttaaagtttgtcctgtttcactactacgtggctGGAGCAGCAGGGAAACAGCTAGTATTACATAAATGTAAACTGAATTTGCGTACtactgtactactactactactactagtaacCTGGTCTTAGTGTAAATATTCAGAACAAGAACAGTGGATTCCTTTTCTAATCCCTTTTGCATTGTGATAGAAACAAGCATGTAGTCTAGTGGTGGTGATCCTGCTACTATGGTCAACGTGTATCGTATTTTAAAGGTTGTATGTAACGAGTAAGCGAGTCAAAGTTGATTATTTTTTAGATCAATGCCATAAAAATGAAAGACCTCTGAATGGCAGTCTCTCTCATTTCAATGTTTCACAGGGTGTGGATGAAGGCCCTGATGGCCTGAAGCTCATCTCTGACATCATCCGAGAGAAAATGGAAATCGAAGTGAGCGTGCTGATGGGTGCCAACATCGCCAACGAGGTGGCAGCAGAGAATTTCTGTGAAACGACAATAGGTAAGTGATGCGTATGTTATAGAGAGAGGGATGGCAAGCTGTAAAAACATGACAGTTGTACAACTTGATGTTCCTTTAGGGGGCggtagctccctagttggaataagttcttttgtaattgcggcgttttaagtagctgaaaactatccatccatccattatccaacccgctatatcctaactacagggtcacgggggtctgctggagccaatcccagccaacacagggcgcaaggcagaaaacaaaccccgggcagggcgccagcccactgcagaccgaaaactatatagatataatattaaaaggcgatacctctcccatagtgatacggcggtaagaaatcacataagagaaaataacgtagctttctttaatgacgatttacacggcattacagatgaaggaagccatagcaagacaatcaCCCCAGGTGGGAACTCAGTGTATactgtctgccatttttcgtcgctgcgatggaaggattttcaggacgggatgacgttatcacccatctgtccgtcggcttcaaagtatttggctgctgtcctagccttttatactggttcctccaTTTGCAGGCCCCCACGTCAGCAAATAGTCCATTTCAAaacaaagaagattttgtgctgacttttaacagaggacaaaatagtatacacctgtctttaggcCGACTATACATCCCTCCAGCTGTCTTTgcctatcttgtcctatgcttggcccagcaattctaaatgctgagagcccctgtgtgctaactttggcctggcccgTACATgtgagtagatttataaaatcatttttgtacagagcacagtgacattaaacttatattctgatcaCACTTGACTTAAGGAGGATTTACATTTGCGCATCGTGCTTACGCCGTCAAAAGCAGTTCCTACTTACACTTCACGACGGactgctacagtggtgtgaaaaactatttgcccccttcctgatttcttattcttttgcatgtttgtcacacaaaacgtttatccattagtcaaatataacacaagtaaacacaaaatgcagtttttaaatgatggtttttattatttagggagaagaaaaaatcaaaacctacatggccctgtgtgaaaaagtaattgcccccttgttcaaaaatcacctaactgtggtgtatcacacctgagttcaatttcctgattactgccacacctgtttcaatcaagaaatcacttcaataggagctgcctgacacagagaagtagaccaaaagcacctcaaaagctagacatcatgccaagatccaaagaaattcaggaacaaatgagaacagaagtaattgagatctatcagtctggtaaaggttataaagccattttaaagctttgggactccagcgaaccacagtgagagccattatccacaaatggcaaaaacatggaacagtggtgaaccttcccaggagtggccggccgaccaaaattaccccaaaagcgcagagacgactcatctgagaggtcacaaaagaccccaggacaacatctaaagaactgcaggcctcacttgcctcaattaaggtcagtgttcacgactccaccataagaaagagactgggcaaaaccggcctgcatggcagatttccaagacgcaaaccactgttaagcaaaaagaacattagggcttgtctcaattttgctaagaaacatctcaatgattgccaagacttttgggaaaataccttgtggactgatgagacaaaagttgaacttttggaaggcaaatgtccgttacatctggcgaaaaggaacacagcatttcagaataagaacatcataccaacagtaaaatatggtggtggtagtgtgatggtctggggttgttttgctgcttcaggacctggaaggcttgctgtgatagatggaaccatgaattctactgtctaccaaaaatcctgaaggagaatgtccggccatctgttcgtcaactcaagctgaagcgatcttgggtgctgcaacaggacaatgacccaaaacacaccagcaaatccacctctgaatggctgaagaaaaacaaaatgaagactttggagtggcctagtcaaagtcctgacctgaatccaattgagatgctatggcatgaccttaaaaaggcggttcatgctagaaaaccctcaaataaagctgaattacaacaattctgcaaagatgagtgggccaaaattcctccagagcgctgttaaagactcattgcaagttatcgcaaacgcttgattgcagttattgctgctaagggtggcccaaccagttattaggttcagggggcaattactttttcacacagggccatgtaggtttggattttttctccctaaataataaaaccatcatttaaaaactgcattttgtgtttacttgtgttatatttgactaatggttaaatgtgtttgatgatcagaaacattttgtgtgacaaacatgcaaaagaataagaaatcaggaagggggcaaatagtttttcacaccactgtagttggcGGTGTTTGTTGCATGCGAGAACGGGAAATGATCCACTTCCTGTTTACATTCTATGGGCAAGAAATCATGGCGACCAAATCTTACAGGTGCTTCAATTAACAAACTACAAACAGCAAATGGTCTGCCTTGAAGTACAAAATATGGAAAAGATTGGGTCACTGGAGACGATAGAATGTTAGACCGGGGAACATAATGAGGCACAGGGAGGGAGAATTTTGCAGGCTAATCCGATATTAGGCCAGGCTCTTGTACTGTCCCGACTGTAACATCACGTTGTGCGTTGGCGACTGTCTCAAAACATCTCACGCCAGGGACGTGAACGAAATCTGCAACAGTACAGTAGGGGACACTAGACATGCAtttcttactgtatttatattgatattttggtatttacatgtttctgtttaacataataatattttttcttgctGACCAAAATTCCACATTTCTTGGctcataatgctaaggaggttaaacatTGTGACAGACAgtgggcgctatcgtcctcttgaaccctcatactatactccagacaccaggtaaaagtccaataagttgactttattattaataacagtgcacaaagcacccttctctccacaatactcctacaattctcaataatTCTCAATACAagaaaccaatcctccactcccagacacgttgccacccttccacccagctcagctcaacatctgggatttcccatcgtccttttatagtccctgacccggaaatgtttcGATCCGTCAGTCCATGtgacctcctatcacttccgggtcagataaaaaagtcctcttcttcatcccggaagtacgtcatttcccctgtcgctttgcctaagacgtacttccgggttatagggcacatgggactctctgggcctccctgcagcgtcctctgttggcccctgtggtatccagcagggctgtagaggaaaactccattgtccatgattccctgctggtattcggggcacctccatgctgcagggagagctccacgtgacggcctgggggtattggccgggatgacaagccggccatagaccacacacACATCTCTGAAAATGCACAGATGTCAATGAGcctttaatataaaatgtttgtcttttgatATATTTCCAAAAAGTGAGCTTGATCCTCTTTTTTTGACTCTCTCATGTCTTATGGTCTTGTGATTCCCACTCTAGGTTGCAAAAATCCACAGCATGGGGCCATCTTCAAGGATCTGCTGCAGACTCCAAACTTCCGAATTGCGGTGGTGGCAGACAGTGACACCGTAGAGTTGTGTGGCGCTCTAAAGGTGAACAAAATGCACTGCAAAAACACTGACTGATGCTGTGAATGTGAGTAGATGTggtaggaaaggcactacattaGATAGGTAGGTAGACAGATAAGGGGAAACAGTCaaacgttttagaacacctcagcttatcatccattgtccaacccattatatcctatctacaggagccaatctcagccaacacagggcgcaaggcaggaaacaaaccccgggcagggcgccagcccgccgcagggtatacaccaagcacaccctagggacagagagaagaagagctgctcaggatgcAGCAAGCgtatcagcctctgagcaaacgaatgatagaCGTACAGAGAAAGAACGAGGATGAAGACTATGAAGAGCACACTTAGCATTTATGACAGGCTGAAAAGAGCCAAAGAGAATTGCTCAAGAACTGAAGGTCAAGGGTCAACGGAgtatgctcaagtcaagtgtgtgcAGGACACCGTTACCGGTCCTTACTATACTGCAACGGAGACTTTCACTTCGTTCCAGAATGAAGACAACAAAGGTGTTAGAATGTCGTGTCCCCCCCCCATCACCAGACTTGAACCCAGTAGAACAGAGGTTCCCATACTCAGTCCTCCTGGGGGCTGCAGCCAACTTCTGTTTGTCATTGGCCACCAAGCCTCATTAAGAaggtggttgttgttgttgttatttgccaGTTTCTGTGTTTCTGAGTTCAATGTAGACATTTCAAAACTTAAGTTTGTCaattttttattagaatgtataAATCATTTgccatatatactcgtgtataagtcgggtcttgataCCCGacaatcgatcataaaatcagaccacgacttatatgcccatttaaaaatccatccatccattatctaacccgctatatcctaactacagggtcacgcacgggggcctgctggagccaatcccagccaacacagggtgcaaggcaggaaacaaaccccgggcaggacgccagcccaccgcagggcacacacacacacacacccacccaggacaatttaggatcaccaatgcacctaacctgcatgtctttggactgtgggaggaaacccacacagacacggggacaacatgcaaactccacgcagggaggacctggtaagcgaacccgggtctcctaactgcgaggcagcagtgctacctactgcgccaccctACCTCAGCTTTCTTTCAGAttgaatcagttgaaatgcaatgaatggcctaaaattgtgaaaaggcaagcagtaaactgccagaggtttaaatttaaagtttacagttagtgaaaagtcaagcaaaatgacgccctttcattggctaactaaaaagattacaatatgcaagctttcaagggaactctggccccttcttcaggcaagattgggTTGCCtagaaagcttacatattgtaatctttttagttagccaatgaaagggcgtcattttgcttgacttttcactacattcataatggctaacacggtacaacaacctacgTTTAGGGTTAGcaaacagtgcaaaaaaaaaaaataaataaatgtcagaatattacaaatgggccttctcttcagggaacaactaataggttacaacctgcaGATGTCCTGCAGCCATTCAAGTCTAAGAAGCCTTGTAAGTTGAAGCAAACCATTTGCagaggtgtcccaacttctgttgatgaCTTCAAAAAATCCTCTGTGTGTCTTATAGCAGAGTTGGAGCAgattgtgttactacaccctctgaattACGACTTGGACAATACTAAAGAGGTAACGGCAAGAAAACGGcactaacaaatgaaatgaggccgagcgttattacccttagaagtgtaagccttttaatttaaaaaatcatgtcctacacaatccaaaggcaactggacACTGGAAGAAGCTCTGATAGGacgagatctggcagagccaaagtcaccagccaatcagaagacgAGTTTCTGaggggtcaccagcttgtgtggtCACAGACGCCTCACAGCActacagcttaacagtgcagagcgacaaaagcaactgtcagtttggactgtgaagaggagactttgtgctgtgGGTCAGACAGGGCGActggcaggaagaaagccattcaTTAAAGGACATAATAGGgtcttgaaataccagctgtggactaatGCAGGCTTATAGACCCATGAatccaaatttgaaatcttcgACTCACCACTGATGCAGGGTGTTTGTGCGCCGTCGAGTTGGTGTCAGGATGGCATCTCAGTATGTCATACCAACTGTCAAACCTGGAGAGGAGGACATGTGATGGTCTCGGGTTGTTTtcctggaggcagagttggtgactggcCCTCTGAATTAAAAGGGTTACCACCATATTTTGAAGGAGCCTTACAGCTGAACAGTGCAGGTCGACAAAAGCGAGTGTCAGTTTggactgtgaagaggagactttgtgctgtgGGTCTGACAGGGTGACTGGCAGGAGGTAAGCCATTCATTAAAGGACAAAGTAGGGCCtggaaataccagctgtggaccaCTGCAGACTGGGAGAAAGTCTTATGTAGCAATGAgtcaaaatttaaaatctttggttcatcacgcagggtgtttgtatgccattgagttggtgacaggatggttcctcagtgtgtgacaccaactgtcaaacaggAGGAGGACGTGTGATGGTCTCGGATTCTTTaactggaggcagagttggtgactggtattctgaatcaaaagggttaccacagtgtAGCTGGCTGTTATATCAACAAAAGGTGCCGGATACTTTGATGAATCAAGAATTTGAATAAGACTTTGTTCAcataatgattccttgacttatttttccattatttatttgttctatgccttgatttcacaaaacattaagacgttaaactgaatttccataaaaactgaggtgttctaaaacttttgaccggtagtgtatgattgatagatagatagacagacaggttCATGTGGAAGGCTCTGTTTATTAGCGCTAGTACTGCTTATTTGTCCACAGGCACATTCTCATATTTTCTGTATTGCACAGCTGAATtaacaatcacattttttttggaatgtgggcAGAAAATGTAGCATTTGGAGGAagcacagacacgaggagaacaagGTGGCTTCACCTAGGAGGTGCCCagagcactgtgccaccatgctgcctccgCTAGATTAAGAGTGGGAATTTGAAGTTTTGGTTATTGGGTTCCTTTCCATTAATTTGTTCATGCCTCACTCTTGATGCTGCTTCATTTAACGGTGGGTTTATGAATGATTGGTAACAAACTCCTAAAACTCTTTGTCactttgtatattttgaaatacttatgTGAGTTTCTtcggtgtattgtatgtgttaaCAGCATCTTCTTCTATTTATTTGTCTCCTCAGAACATTGTCGCAGTTGGAGCTGGATTCTGTGATGGCCTTGGATTTGGGGACAACACCAAGGCGGCTGTGATTCGCCTGGGACTGATGGAAATGGTGGCCTTTGCCAAGGTGTTTTGTAAAGGGACGGTGAGCTCGACCACATTCCTGGAGAGCTGTGGCGTGGCTGACCTCATCACCACGTGCTACGGAGGACGGAACCGGAAGGTGGCAGAGGCCTTTGTGAAATCGCAGAAGGTAAGTTCTGCCAGAAACCTTAGTATGAAATGCTTCTTGAAAACAAGTCGTCTCCCGAGGTCACTATAtaaatagacagatgtgaaagacaatatataatatatagaactTTATGTCTCCCCAGTGGAAATTTGGCTTATTACAAAAGCCTGATAGATAGGTAAATAGAcatgaaaagtactatataagatagataggtagacatgaaaggcacaatatactgtaagatagacagacatgaaaggcactatacacagtgcatccaggCCCGCACCTAGGGGGAGGACAACCATGAAACTTGTCAGGGGCCTGCCCTTTTTCGAAAATAAGTGgcgttttaaaatatacacacGTATTTGAAACACAAAAGGGGCCCAGACTCTatcagctgcctggggcccagaatttcctaaGTGTGGGCctggtgcatccggaaagtattcacagcgcatcactttttccacattttgttatgttacagctttattccaaaatggattcaattcatttttcctcagaattctacacacaacaccccataatgacaacgtgaaaaaagtttacttgagatttttgcagatttattaaagataaaaatactgagaaagcacatgtacataagtattcacagcctttgccatgaagctccaaattgagctcgggtgcatcctgtttccccctgatcatccttgagatgtttctgcagcttcattggagtccacctgtggtaaattcagttgattggacttgatttggaaaggcacacacctgtctatagaaggtcccacagttgacagttcatgtcagagcacaaaccaagcatgaagtcaaaggaattgtctgtagacctccgagacaggattgtctcgaggcacaaatctggggaaggttacagaaaaatttctgctgctttgaaggtcccaatgagcacagtggcctccatcatccataagtggaagaagttcaaaaccaccaggactcttcctagagctggccggccatctaaactgagcgatcgggggagaagggccttagtcagggaggtgaccaagaacccgatggtcactttgtcagagcattcagaggtcctctgtggagagaggagaaccttccagaaggacaaccatgtctgcagcaatccaccaatcaggcctgtatggtagagtggccagacggaagccactccatAGTAAAAGGcgcatggcagcccacctggagtttgccaaaaggcacctgaaggactctcagaccatgagaaacaaaattctctggtctgatgagacaaagattgaactctttggtgtgaatgccaggtgtcacgtttggaggaaaccaggcaccgctcatcaccaggccaataccatccctacagtgaagcctggtggtggcagcatcatgctgtggggggcaggaactgggagactagtcaggataaaggaaaagatgactgcagcaatgtacagagacatcctggatgaaaacctgctccagagcgctcttgacatcagactggggcgacggttcatctttcagcaggacaacgaccctaagcacacagccaagatatcaaaggagtggcttcaggacaactctgtgaatgtccttgagtggcccagccagagcccagacttgaatctgattgaacatctctggagagatatccaacctgatggagcttgagaggtgctgcaaagaggaatgggtgaaacaggccaaggataggtgtgccaagcttgtggcatcatattcaaaaagacttgag
This portion of the Polypterus senegalus isolate Bchr_013 chromosome 6, ASM1683550v1, whole genome shotgun sequence genome encodes:
- the LOC120530783 gene encoding glycerol-3-phosphate dehydrogenase 1-like protein translates to MPGKKVCIVGSGNWGSAIAKIIGHNVKKSNRFEPIVNMWVYEEMIEGKKLSEIINTEHENVKYLPGHKLPKNVVAVPDILEASTGADILVFVLPHQFIGKLCDQMKTKVKPGAIGISLIKGVDEGPDGLKLISDIIREKMEIEVSVLMGANIANEVAAENFCETTIGCKNPQHGAIFKDLLQTPNFRIAVVADSDTVELCGALKNIVAVGAGFCDGLGFGDNTKAAVIRLGLMEMVAFAKVFCKGTVSSTTFLESCGVADLITTCYGGRNRKVAEAFVKSQKSIEELEKEMLNGQKLQGPQTSAEVHKILKQRNMSDKFPLFTAVYQICFEGRPVKEFITCLQNHPEHM